In Sporosarcina psychrophila, a genomic segment contains:
- a CDS encoding helix-turn-helix domain-containing protein: MKTDKTTNPLLQGKLRDVELTVLVDSIRSITSSLDLDEVLGEIMRNALKVIPATDAGYLMLYDVGTERLLVKAPLGFNDNIYNFKVKPGESITGTVFEDGLGLIFNSKEEILKAMDYHHVSKSNFHHIISSANIPEALICVPISIEDKRIGIMITHQWHRKKVLDEHDLLLLQAFAEQAAIAIQNAQYFTEANNRIEKITQLSAQLEERNIQLQKRHKVHETLTTISLENKGLEAIVHEFNLMLNSPVTFFNVIEDKFYLHDPNEIPNFDQFELKKIFLTRRKPIHLKANHPSEKTYYIYPVYNGPVFLGCFLIHVTEEISESDRIALEQGSSILALELIKNQTVTEYFYKKTHEQFLALLNAKNDDHLETLAKEFGLNASTYWFMAIFEIPNYTDLQLLEIKIHHLVLKLKNELPKTETMIYGLQNRVIFFASITESSHFKIFQQKFNVVKEEWDAKDQHSFRAGISSTYKGLHAIKKIYEEANKTLTYLTSRNRLDIIRYENIGLNKLFLNQSPREIQQFIDEVFLPLSYPHEKKSELEETLLTYFESNRSATKTAEKLHIHINTLYQRIRKIEHVLQLDLNDNEDSLKIHLACHLRSTYV; this comes from the coding sequence ATGAAAACAGATAAGACAACTAATCCTTTATTACAAGGGAAGTTAAGGGATGTCGAACTGACAGTTTTAGTCGACAGCATTCGTTCAATCACTTCCAGTTTGGACCTTGACGAAGTTTTGGGGGAAATCATGCGGAATGCACTCAAAGTGATTCCAGCTACAGATGCAGGGTATTTAATGCTTTACGACGTGGGGACAGAGCGGCTACTAGTAAAAGCACCACTTGGGTTTAATGACAACATTTACAATTTCAAAGTGAAACCAGGAGAATCTATTACAGGGACTGTATTCGAGGATGGGCTAGGACTGATATTCAATTCCAAAGAAGAAATACTCAAGGCAATGGATTATCACCATGTTTCAAAATCGAACTTCCATCATATTATTTCATCCGCAAACATCCCAGAAGCACTTATTTGCGTACCCATTTCCATTGAAGACAAAAGGATTGGCATCATGATTACTCATCAATGGCATCGAAAAAAAGTGTTAGATGAACATGATCTTCTCCTACTGCAGGCGTTTGCTGAACAAGCCGCTATCGCCATTCAAAATGCTCAGTACTTTACAGAAGCGAATAATCGAATCGAAAAAATTACGCAGTTAAGTGCGCAGCTGGAAGAACGAAATATTCAACTTCAAAAAAGGCATAAAGTGCATGAAACATTGACCACTATTTCGTTGGAGAATAAAGGTCTCGAGGCAATCGTCCATGAATTCAACCTAATGCTCAATTCACCCGTTACCTTTTTCAACGTCATTGAAGACAAATTCTATTTACATGACCCTAATGAAATACCTAATTTCGATCAATTTGAACTGAAAAAAATCTTTTTAACAAGAAGGAAACCTATCCACCTCAAAGCGAATCACCCTTCCGAAAAAACCTATTATATCTACCCTGTTTATAATGGCCCTGTTTTTCTTGGGTGTTTCCTGATTCACGTGACCGAAGAAATTTCCGAGTCAGACCGAATTGCACTCGAACAAGGGAGTTCCATATTAGCTTTGGAATTAATCAAAAATCAAACCGTCACTGAATACTTTTATAAAAAGACGCACGAACAGTTCCTTGCGCTGTTAAACGCAAAAAACGATGATCATCTTGAAACACTAGCAAAGGAGTTCGGTCTAAACGCCTCCACATATTGGTTTATGGCGATTTTTGAAATACCGAATTACACAGATTTGCAGCTACTGGAAATCAAGATTCACCATCTAGTACTGAAATTAAAAAACGAACTACCCAAGACTGAAACAATGATTTATGGGTTACAAAATCGAGTCATCTTCTTCGCCTCTATAACAGAATCCAGCCACTTTAAGATCTTCCAACAAAAGTTCAACGTCGTCAAAGAAGAGTGGGATGCGAAGGATCAACATTCTTTCCGCGCTGGCATTAGCTCGACTTATAAAGGATTACACGCCATTAAAAAGATTTACGAAGAAGCGAACAAAACACTGACATACCTAACCTCACGTAATCGGCTAGATATCATTCGTTACGAAAACATTGGGTTAAACAAGCTCTTTTTAAATCAGTCGCCCAGGGAAATCCAACAATTTATCGATGAGGTCTTTCTTCCCCTATCCTACCCTCATGAAAAAAAGTCCGAGTTGGAAGAAACCTTGCTGACCTATTTTGAATCAAACCGTTCCGCTACAAAAACAGCTGAAAAACTACATATTCACATCAACACACTATACCAGCGCATTCGAAAAATTGAACACGTACTGCAACTCGACTTAAACGACAATGAAGACTCTTTGAAAATACACCTAGCCTGTCATCTACGTTCTACTTATGTATAA
- the ltrA gene encoding group II intron reverse transcriptase/maturase, whose protein sequence is MLMERILSRENLLSALKRVERNKGSHGVDEMPVQNLRKHILEHWESMKMELLEGTYKPQPVRRVEIPKPDGGVRLLGIPTVTDRLIQQAIAQVLTTLYDPTFSEHSYGFRPKRSARGAIRKAKGYMQEGNRWVIDIDLEKFFDKVNHDRLMGTLSKRIEDKRLLKLIRNYLKSGIMINGIVTTSEEGTPQGGPLSPLLSNIVLDELDKELEERGHKFVRYADDCNIYVKTKKAGNRVMGSVTSFIEGRLKLKVNLNKSAVDRPWKRKFLGFSFTLHKEPKVRIAKESMKRMKNKIREITSRKKPYPMDYRIKKLNQYLMGWCGYFALADTPSVFRAFDSWIRRRLRMCMWKNWKKPSTKVRKLIGLGAPKDKAYEWGNSRKSYWRISKSPVLHRTLGNSYWSSQGLKSLLSRYEILRHQS, encoded by the coding sequence ATGTTGATGGAACGAATACTGTCGCGTGAAAATCTGCTTTCTGCCCTGAAACGGGTAGAACGCAATAAAGGGAGCCATGGTGTAGATGAAATGCCCGTACAAAACCTACGAAAGCACATCTTGGAACACTGGGAATCCATGAAAATGGAACTTCTTGAGGGTACTTATAAGCCGCAACCTGTCCGCAGGGTCGAAATCCCGAAACCTGACGGTGGCGTGCGGTTATTAGGTATCCCTACCGTGACGGATCGTCTCATTCAGCAAGCCATTGCCCAAGTATTAACTACTTTGTATGATCCAACGTTTTCAGAACATAGCTATGGATTTCGACCAAAGCGAAGCGCCCGCGGCGCAATAAGGAAAGCGAAAGGATATATGCAGGAAGGTAATCGGTGGGTAATCGATATAGACTTGGAGAAATTCTTTGACAAAGTGAACCATGACAGGTTAATGGGAACACTTTCGAAACGAATCGAAGACAAACGTCTGCTTAAGCTAATCCGTAACTATTTGAAATCAGGAATTATGATAAATGGTATCGTGACAACCAGTGAGGAAGGTACGCCGCAAGGTGGCCCACTCAGTCCATTACTTTCCAATATTGTTCTTGATGAACTAGACAAAGAATTGGAGGAAAGAGGACATAAATTTGTTCGATACGCTGACGACTGCAACATCTATGTGAAAACAAAGAAAGCAGGAAATCGAGTCATGGGTTCTGTCACTTCGTTTATTGAAGGAAGGCTTAAGTTGAAAGTTAACCTGAATAAATCTGCGGTAGACCGCCCTTGGAAGAGGAAGTTTCTTGGATTCAGCTTTACTTTACATAAAGAACCAAAGGTTCGGATTGCCAAAGAAAGTATGAAACGGATGAAGAATAAAATCCGAGAGATAACCTCTAGGAAGAAACCCTATCCGATGGATTATCGAATCAAGAAACTAAATCAATACCTTATGGGGTGGTGCGGTTATTTTGCATTGGCGGATACGCCAAGCGTTTTCAGAGCTTTCGATTCATGGATTAGAAGAAGACTTCGAATGTGTATGTGGAAAAACTGGAAGAAACCAAGTACAAAGGTGAGGAAGCTCATTGGATTAGGTGCGCCGAAAGATAAGGCATACGAATGGGGTAACTCGCGTAAAAGTTACTGGAGAATTTCTAAAAGTCCTGTATTACATAGAACCCTCGGAAACTCCTATTGGAGTTCCCAAGGGCTCAAAAGTCTACTATCACGTTACGAAATTTTGCGTCATCAATCTTAA
- a CDS encoding ring-cleaving dioxygenase, with protein sequence MTKKSMGIHHITAIVGHPQENVDFYAGVLGLRLVKKTVNFDDPGTYHLYFGNGNGTPGTIITFFTWANARQGTIGDGQVGVTSYVVPVGAMTFWENRLEKFKIAFSRSNRFGETYVSFDDPHGLRIEIVEREDGVKNEWMVGEITADVAIKGFGGATLLSTQPEKTAHLLEQVMGLEKIGEEGEYIRFRSTADIGNVVDLKTTSSGRAQMGVGTVHHIAWRAEDDADQLDWKSLVEENGYGVTPVKDRNYFNAIYFREHGNILFEIATDAPGFAHDESVETMGENLMLPTQYEHSREQLESSLIPFEVREID encoded by the coding sequence ATGACGAAAAAATCAATGGGCATTCATCACATAACTGCAATCGTCGGACATCCGCAAGAAAACGTCGACTTTTACGCGGGTGTTCTTGGGTTGCGTCTTGTCAAGAAAACCGTCAACTTCGATGATCCGGGGACGTATCATCTTTACTTTGGTAATGGAAACGGTACACCGGGTACGATCATTACGTTTTTCACATGGGCTAATGCTCGCCAAGGAACAATTGGGGATGGTCAAGTCGGTGTTACGTCGTACGTAGTACCGGTCGGGGCAATGACTTTCTGGGAAAACCGTCTTGAGAAATTTAAGATTGCGTTTAGCAGATCAAACCGCTTTGGTGAAACGTATGTATCATTTGATGATCCACACGGTTTGAGAATTGAGATTGTCGAGCGAGAAGATGGGGTAAAGAATGAATGGATGGTTGGTGAAATAACAGCGGATGTCGCTATAAAAGGGTTTGGCGGCGCAACGCTATTATCTACACAACCTGAAAAAACGGCTCATCTTCTTGAACAAGTTATGGGGCTTGAAAAAATCGGTGAAGAAGGCGAATACATCCGGTTTCGCTCAACAGCGGACATTGGCAATGTCGTCGATTTGAAAACAACATCATCAGGTCGTGCACAAATGGGTGTCGGCACAGTACACCATATCGCTTGGCGCGCTGAAGATGATGCGGATCAACTGGACTGGAAATCACTTGTTGAAGAGAATGGTTATGGCGTGACTCCGGTGAAAGACAGAAACTATTTCAATGCGATTTACTTCCGAGAACACGGAAATATTTTGTTTGAAATTGCAACGGATGCACCAGGCTTTGCACATGACGAGTCCGTGGAGACGATGGGAGAAAATCTTATGCTTCCAACGCAATATGAGCACAGTCGCGAACAGCTGGAATCTTCTTTGATCCCTTTTGAAGTGCGCGAAATTGATTGA
- a CDS encoding Zn-dependent hydrolase produces MTANQQRIEQHIELLSRFTATPGAGVTRLTYSQEDLQARNYIKEKMVEYDLTVTEDGFGNIFGKLEGALPDAPSVIVGSHFDSVPNGGAYDGAAGVVVGLEVAALFKENHLKPAYPLEIIALVEEEGSRFGGGLMGSRGMMGLLTEEDFKTLADKDGVLAVDAMADISVNPAKAKKRDPKTIKAFLELHIEQGPILEETNIQIGVVEAIVGLTQLEVTVQGQAGHAGTTPMDRRSDALVSAAHIIAALPGIASGEGQGTVITTGRLNVFPNGANVIPDKVVFSVDIRSGKEEHVLNAVRKVEELIVQQDGNGIRTSIEQQLYIEPKELDSSIRSLLKEASDHLEIPYCSINSGAGHDAMVFSDYTACGMVFIPSKDGLSHCPEEWSDPGHLADGTTIIYEAIKRLTEAKTA; encoded by the coding sequence ATGACAGCCAATCAACAACGGATTGAACAACATATCGAATTGTTGAGCCGATTTACAGCTACACCAGGTGCGGGTGTAACGCGGCTTACATATAGCCAAGAAGATTTACAGGCTCGGAATTATATTAAAGAAAAAATGGTGGAGTACGATCTAACAGTGACGGAAGACGGGTTCGGCAATATCTTCGGCAAGCTTGAAGGAGCTTTACCTGACGCACCTTCCGTTATCGTCGGCTCTCACTTTGACTCTGTTCCAAATGGTGGCGCGTATGACGGTGCTGCAGGCGTAGTTGTTGGTTTAGAAGTTGCTGCACTGTTCAAAGAGAACCATCTTAAGCCAGCCTACCCGCTTGAAATTATCGCGCTCGTTGAAGAAGAAGGTTCCCGTTTTGGCGGTGGCCTAATGGGCTCACGTGGGATGATGGGTTTATTGACAGAAGAAGATTTCAAAACACTTGCTGATAAAGATGGCGTTTTAGCAGTAGATGCGATGGCAGATATCTCGGTCAACCCAGCGAAGGCGAAAAAACGAGATCCGAAAACGATTAAAGCCTTTCTAGAGTTGCACATCGAACAAGGCCCTATTCTCGAGGAGACAAACATTCAAATTGGTGTCGTTGAAGCAATTGTTGGACTGACTCAATTAGAAGTGACTGTACAAGGCCAAGCTGGACATGCCGGTACAACACCAATGGATCGACGCTCCGATGCACTCGTTTCCGCGGCACACATCATTGCCGCCCTCCCAGGCATTGCAAGCGGTGAAGGTCAAGGAACGGTCATTACAACGGGTCGATTGAATGTCTTTCCGAATGGCGCAAATGTTATCCCAGATAAAGTTGTCTTCAGCGTAGACATTCGTTCAGGTAAAGAAGAGCATGTATTGAATGCAGTTCGCAAAGTGGAAGAATTGATTGTACAACAAGATGGCAATGGTATTCGCACGTCAATTGAACAGCAACTCTACATTGAACCGAAAGAACTCGATAGCAGCATCCGCTCTTTATTAAAAGAAGCGAGCGACCATCTTGAAATTCCTTATTGTTCAATTAATAGCGGTGCGGGCCACGATGCAATGGTATTCTCAGATTATACGGCTTGCGGAATGGTGTTCATCCCAAGCAAAGACGGGCTAAGTCATTGTCCGGAAGAATGGTCGGATCCAGGTCATCTTGCAGACGGCACGACTATTATCTATGAAGCGATAAAGCGATTAACGGAGGCTAAAACAGCATGA
- a CDS encoding M20 metallopeptidase family protein, giving the protein MINQKIKDAITNYSDELTALRRKLHSEPELSFEEVKTTAFVCAYLDELGIPYRKTEPTGVIAEIKGAAGGKTVALRGDMDALSVEQLNTHVPYASKIEGKMHACGHDAHTSMLLIAAKALSDVKDELPGNVRLLFQPAEEIAQGAKAMVDQGAMDGVDNVFGIHIWSQMPTHKVSCTPGPSFAAADIFKVHFTGKGGHGAMPQDCIDAALVASSFVMNVQTVVSRTIDPQQAAVLTVGKMEVGTRFNIIAENALIEGTVRTFNQDVRDQIETSISQYAKSVADMFGATAEVEYIRGTEPVINDEESANLVQQVAAEAFGPDVVYDEKPTMGAEDFSFFLDKAPGSFALVGSGNPEKDTEWSHHHGNFDIDEDALVTGAELYAQYAWAYLNK; this is encoded by the coding sequence ATGATTAATCAAAAAATAAAAGATGCTATCACAAACTATAGCGACGAACTGACGGCACTGCGACGCAAATTACATAGCGAACCAGAGCTGTCGTTCGAAGAAGTAAAAACAACTGCGTTCGTTTGTGCCTATTTAGACGAACTCGGTATTCCCTACCGCAAGACAGAACCTACAGGCGTTATTGCTGAAATTAAAGGCGCGGCGGGCGGCAAAACAGTCGCACTGCGCGGCGATATGGATGCACTCTCTGTTGAACAATTAAACACGCATGTACCTTATGCCTCCAAGATTGAAGGGAAAATGCATGCATGCGGCCATGATGCACACACATCGATGTTGCTAATCGCTGCAAAAGCATTATCCGATGTGAAAGATGAACTGCCGGGTAACGTACGCCTGCTCTTCCAACCCGCAGAAGAAATTGCGCAAGGCGCAAAAGCGATGGTCGATCAAGGTGCCATGGACGGCGTCGACAATGTTTTCGGCATCCACATTTGGTCGCAAATGCCGACGCATAAAGTTTCTTGTACACCAGGCCCCTCATTCGCTGCAGCTGACATTTTCAAAGTCCACTTCACAGGTAAAGGCGGACATGGTGCCATGCCTCAAGACTGTATCGATGCAGCACTCGTTGCTTCTTCGTTCGTCATGAATGTCCAGACTGTCGTTTCACGGACGATTGACCCGCAACAAGCAGCGGTCCTGACTGTAGGTAAAATGGAGGTCGGCACGCGTTTCAACATTATCGCTGAGAATGCTCTGATTGAAGGAACCGTTCGTACGTTCAATCAAGACGTCCGCGATCAAATCGAAACAAGCATTTCACAATACGCCAAAAGCGTCGCTGACATGTTCGGCGCAACTGCGGAAGTTGAGTATATTCGTGGAACAGAACCAGTTATCAACGACGAAGAGAGTGCGAACCTTGTTCAACAAGTTGCAGCTGAAGCATTCGGTCCAGACGTTGTCTATGATGAAAAACCGACGATGGGCGCCGAAGATTTCTCGTTCTTCCTCGACAAAGCGCCCGGCAGTTTTGCACTTGTTGGTAGTGGTAATCCTGAAAAAGATACGGAGTGGTCACATCACCATGGAAACTTCGATATCGATGAAGATGCGCTCGTTACTGGAGCAGAACTATATGCGCAGTATGCATGGGCTTATTTGAATAAGTGA
- a CDS encoding alpha/beta hydrolase, which translates to MKHIYKPGKDASKPVLLLLHGTGGTEQDLLGLADLIDPDAGVLSVRGNVLENGMPRFFRRLAEGVFDEEDLIFRTKELNAFLDEAAKENSFDRLNVVAVGYSNGANIAASLLFHYAEALKGAILHHPMVPRRGIDLPDLAGIPVFITAGKNDPICPAKESEDLKELLAGAGAVTEVHWEMNGHSLTRTEVDAAAEWYKTTFVK; encoded by the coding sequence ATGAAACATATTTATAAACCAGGAAAAGATGCTTCAAAACCGGTGTTACTTTTGCTTCACGGCACAGGAGGCACAGAACAGGATTTACTGGGACTTGCCGACTTAATTGACCCCGATGCTGGGGTACTAAGTGTTCGAGGAAATGTCCTTGAAAACGGCATGCCGCGTTTCTTCCGTAGATTGGCGGAAGGGGTATTCGATGAGGAGGATTTAATCTTCCGTACGAAGGAATTGAATGCGTTTCTGGATGAAGCTGCAAAAGAAAATAGTTTTGACAGGTTGAATGTCGTTGCGGTTGGTTATTCTAATGGAGCGAACATCGCAGCAAGCCTGCTGTTCCATTATGCAGAGGCTTTGAAAGGCGCAATTCTTCATCACCCGATGGTACCGAGGCGTGGAATCGACTTGCCAGATTTAGCCGGCATTCCGGTGTTCATCACCGCAGGAAAAAATGATCCGATTTGCCCTGCGAAGGAGTCAGAAGATCTCAAGGAATTATTGGCAGGCGCGGGCGCAGTGACGGAAGTTCACTGGGAAATGAATGGTCATTCGCTAACGCGTACGGAAGTGGACGCAGCGGCAGAGTGGTACAAAACAACATTTGTGAAATGA
- the wrbA gene encoding NAD(P)H:quinone oxidoreductase translates to MSFLDRLFGKNTTTSKEETVNMTKTKTAIVYYSSGGTNYQLAQWAAEAAEAAGSEVRLMKVAETAPQAAIDSSPGWKAHAEATKDVPVATGEDLEWADAIIFSVPTRFGNVPGQIQSFIDTLGGLWFQGKLANKAVSAMSSAQNPHGGQEATILSLYTTMYHWGAIVAAPGFTDAVTFAAGGNPYGTSVTVGQDGKIADDEAAIKAAVAHQAGRTVKVGTALKSMNA, encoded by the coding sequence ATGAGTTTTTTAGACAGGTTATTCGGCAAAAACACTACAACAAGTAAAGAGGAGACGGTAAACATGACAAAAACAAAAACAGCAATCGTATATTACAGTTCAGGCGGTACGAACTACCAATTGGCACAGTGGGCTGCAGAGGCGGCTGAAGCAGCAGGTTCTGAAGTACGACTGATGAAAGTGGCTGAAACAGCTCCACAAGCTGCAATCGATTCATCTCCGGGCTGGAAAGCGCATGCTGAAGCAACGAAAGATGTACCTGTTGCAACAGGAGAAGATCTTGAGTGGGCGGACGCGATTATCTTTAGTGTACCGACACGTTTCGGTAATGTACCTGGGCAAATCCAGAGTTTCATCGATACATTAGGTGGTCTTTGGTTCCAAGGCAAGCTCGCTAATAAAGCAGTAAGCGCAATGTCTTCAGCACAAAACCCACATGGCGGTCAGGAAGCAACAATTCTTTCCTTATATACAACAATGTACCACTGGGGAGCAATTGTTGCGGCACCAGGTTTCACCGACGCAGTTACATTTGCAGCTGGTGGTAACCCGTACGGTACAAGCGTAACTGTCGGACAAGATGGAAAAATAGCGGATGACGAAGCGGCAATTAAAGCGGCAGTTGCTCATCAGGCGGGACGTACAGTAAAAGTTGGAACAGCATTGAAAAGTATGAACGCATAA
- a CDS encoding DUF5058 family protein — translation MEQVLKVANSFPIWIIAALVIGIVIFQAVVFIRLASKTAPSVGLTTLEVRSVVRTGAISSLGPSFAIIIVAISLITFLGNPVTLMRIGIVGSAPIETVGASLGAQAAGSELGSSTFTEQAFTTAVWVMCLGGMGWLLVTALFTKSLGKFQEKISRKNSNVRLLSIVSTAAMIGAFGYFGAGQMIRGINETVVFIAAFLVMPVIIWASNKFKMNWLREWSLGLVIVVGLSIGLLLT, via the coding sequence ATGGAACAAGTTTTGAAAGTAGCAAACAGCTTCCCAATATGGATTATTGCGGCTCTCGTCATTGGTATTGTTATATTTCAAGCAGTTGTCTTCATCAGGCTTGCTTCAAAAACAGCTCCCTCTGTTGGACTGACAACTTTGGAGGTGAGGTCGGTCGTGCGGACGGGGGCAATCAGTTCGTTAGGGCCTTCTTTTGCAATTATTATCGTCGCGATTTCCTTAATTACTTTCCTTGGAAATCCGGTTACACTCATGCGAATCGGTATCGTCGGCTCGGCACCAATCGAAACGGTCGGCGCGAGTCTAGGAGCACAGGCGGCCGGCTCGGAACTGGGTTCGTCGACATTTACTGAACAAGCATTCACGACTGCAGTTTGGGTCATGTGTCTTGGTGGAATGGGCTGGTTATTGGTTACTGCGTTATTCACGAAATCACTAGGTAAGTTTCAAGAGAAAATTTCGAGAAAAAATAGCAATGTTAGACTGTTGAGTATTGTTTCGACTGCAGCAATGATAGGGGCTTTTGGTTATTTTGGTGCAGGGCAAATGATAAGAGGGATCAATGAGACGGTGGTATTTATAGCTGCATTTCTTGTCATGCCGGTTATCATATGGGCTTCTAATAAGTTTAAAATGAATTGGTTAAGAGAATGGTCTCTCGGATTAGTGATTGTTGTGGGGTTATCAATAGGACTGTTACTAACTTAA
- a CDS encoding M20 family metallopeptidase, protein MSQRVEEVIETKKELMQLLESRKDEMIAIRRFLHENPELSFKEEKTAQYIADFYKGKDVEVQTNVGNGYGIIVTIKGDKPGKTIGLRADFDALPIHEATDVPFKSKNDGVMHACGHDGHTAYMLILADCLIQMKSSIAGTIKIIHQHAEETPPGGAKSIVESGVLDDLDLVFGTHLFPSHSTGTIGYRSGFAMAGRTYFKLVIQGSGGHGSSPHQSNDPIIAGAHFVTAIQTIVSRRLNPFEMGVVTIGSFDGKGSFNVIKDSIELEGDVRYMNEDTQQLISREIHRIVSGIELEFDVTCELTYTADYPPLYNDPAVTAEVVSILKKSDDPDIKEVVEFPVFSGSEDFAYYLEKVPGVFFNIGCKPKGVERAFMNHHPKFDIDEDALLVSAKSVAEVVCSYYDIG, encoded by the coding sequence ATGAGTCAACGAGTAGAAGAAGTAATTGAGACGAAAAAGGAATTAATGCAACTGCTAGAAAGTCGTAAAGACGAAATGATAGCAATTCGACGCTTTTTACATGAGAATCCGGAACTGTCTTTTAAAGAAGAAAAAACTGCACAATATATCGCTGACTTTTATAAAGGAAAAGATGTAGAAGTGCAGACGAATGTTGGCAATGGATATGGAATCATCGTAACAATTAAAGGGGATAAGCCCGGTAAGACAATCGGACTCCGTGCTGACTTTGATGCGTTGCCGATTCATGAAGCGACAGATGTTCCGTTCAAATCGAAAAATGACGGCGTGATGCATGCATGTGGACATGACGGGCATACCGCGTACATGTTAATTCTTGCGGATTGTCTCATTCAGATGAAATCATCGATTGCGGGTACAATTAAAATTATTCACCAACATGCGGAGGAAACGCCGCCGGGTGGAGCAAAGAGTATTGTTGAATCAGGTGTGCTAGATGATTTGGATCTGGTTTTTGGGACGCATTTATTCCCTTCGCATTCAACAGGTACGATTGGTTATCGCAGCGGCTTTGCAATGGCGGGGAGAACGTATTTTAAATTGGTGATTCAAGGAAGTGGCGGTCATGGATCATCCCCGCATCAGTCGAACGATCCGATTATTGCAGGTGCTCATTTTGTAACGGCAATCCAGACCATTGTCAGTAGGCGTTTAAATCCGTTTGAAATGGGTGTTGTTACAATCGGTTCATTTGACGGAAAAGGTTCGTTTAATGTTATCAAAGATAGCATAGAGCTTGAAGGTGATGTCCGGTATATGAATGAGGATACCCAGCAGTTAATTTCCCGGGAAATTCATCGTATTGTTAGCGGCATTGAACTGGAGTTTGACGTCACGTGCGAGTTGACGTATACGGCTGATTATCCGCCGCTTTATAATGACCCAGCGGTGACTGCAGAAGTTGTCTCCATTTTGAAAAAATCAGATGATCCCGATATCAAAGAAGTAGTGGAATTCCCCGTCTTTTCGGGGTCAGAAGACTTTGCGTATTACTTGGAAAAAGTTCCAGGCGTTTTCTTTAATATTGGTTGCAAACCTAAAGGCGTAGAAAGGGCGTTCATGAATCATCACCCAAAATTTGATATTGATGAAGATGCCCTTCTGGTTTCAGCAAAATCTGTTGCTGAAGTAGTTTGTAGTTATTACGATATTGGTTAA
- a CDS encoding small-conductance mechanosensitive channel, which yields MTIMNEGETEVMMQEDLRTDETDATLDFATFHAKSHFWGRLTIWSVIVLTLALPLYLSFGLDFHPGWSPILSGFLAYASIIAVVWFIEPISYYPILGVSGTYLAFLTGNIGNMCLPSASIAQSVVGAEPGTKKGEVTATLAIAAASIVNTVILVFAILFGSYLIALLPATLTASFQFVLPAIFGGVIAQFAIKKPLWGIVGLAFGLLVNLGPVPASMKTFLCILGTVVACILLEKYTSKKAAE from the coding sequence ATGACGATTATGAATGAAGGGGAAACTGAAGTGATGATGCAAGAGGATTTACGGACGGACGAGACAGATGCAACACTCGACTTTGCAACGTTTCATGCTAAATCACATTTTTGGGGACGCTTGACGATTTGGAGTGTTATCGTACTGACGTTGGCTTTGCCTCTCTATCTATCGTTTGGTCTTGATTTTCATCCGGGATGGTCACCAATACTGTCCGGGTTCCTTGCTTATGCATCGATTATTGCGGTAGTGTGGTTTATTGAGCCAATTAGTTATTATCCGATTTTGGGTGTTTCGGGCACTTATCTTGCTTTTTTAACTGGCAATATAGGTAATATGTGTCTGCCAAGTGCATCAATTGCTCAAAGTGTAGTCGGTGCAGAACCTGGGACGAAAAAAGGGGAAGTAACAGCAACACTCGCTATAGCAGCCGCTTCCATCGTCAATACAGTCATTCTTGTGTTCGCGATTCTTTTCGGTTCATATCTGATTGCATTGTTGCCGGCAACATTGACAGCTAGCTTCCAGTTTGTCCTGCCAGCCATTTTTGGTGGGGTTATTGCTCAATTTGCCATTAAGAAACCGCTATGGGGCATCGTTGGATTGGCTTTTGGACTACTGGTTAACTTGGGCCCAGTGCCGGCTTCAATGAAAACGTTTCTTTGTATACTAGGAACAGTCGTTGCTTGTATACTTCTTGAGAAGTATACAAGCAAAAAGGCAGCAGAATAA